One window of Terriglobia bacterium genomic DNA carries:
- a CDS encoding EutN/CcmL family microcompartment protein → MIVGRVIGDVIATQKSHSHEGRKVLMVQPLNLDGTDRGEVVLALDAVDAGIGERVLVVQEGWSAMTAAGRPGSPIDMTVVGIIDQIDLSE, encoded by the coding sequence ATGATCGTCGGCCGGGTAATCGGGGACGTCATCGCTACCCAGAAGTCGCACAGCCATGAGGGGCGAAAGGTCCTCATGGTGCAGCCCCTCAACCTGGACGGCACGGACCGGGGGGAAGTGGTCCTGGCGCTGGATGCGGTGGATGCGGGAATTGGGGAACGGGTTCTTGTGGTGCAGGAAGGATGGAGTGCGATGACCGCTGCCGGCCGGCCGGGTTCTCCCATCGATATGACCGTCGTCGGGATCATCGATCAGATTGACCTCTCTGAATAG
- a CDS encoding Tad domain-containing protein encodes MQPAKKRLQNERGQTTIFFIAAFWTLFLFLAFVVNLGEAINRRVKLQMVADAGAWTGASKQASELNGLSDLNDYEHNFVFIPAALLSSYWTLTLEPLADISDILWEVGNPIYKGLFEIKDQLGNENAASAAIEVTNYNVKELFPKESVDYVSNPVLYAAAELIEKDKVSKMEGENTYYIGYTPPWTFTTHGAIDLSTVWYKAKKGHETVNFFWWAHVSETGAPVLPSVFRLPAMTAVALAKPTNGELDPEGDAHSNGYSTRMLPMKDHFTNYMGYLATTITYGQLAITDFGAATTCVVGGEFSTNIPFWHPLVH; translated from the coding sequence ATGCAACCCGCGAAGAAACGCCTTCAGAATGAGCGGGGACAAACCACGATATTCTTTATTGCTGCCTTCTGGACGCTCTTTTTGTTCCTGGCATTCGTGGTCAATTTGGGGGAAGCGATTAACCGCCGGGTCAAGCTCCAGATGGTCGCCGACGCCGGCGCCTGGACGGGCGCTTCCAAACAGGCCTCCGAGCTCAATGGCCTTTCCGATTTAAATGACTACGAGCACAACTTTGTATTCATCCCCGCCGCACTCTTGTCCTCGTACTGGACCCTGACTTTAGAGCCCCTGGCCGACATCTCCGATATCCTGTGGGAGGTCGGGAACCCGATCTACAAGGGATTGTTCGAGATCAAGGACCAGTTGGGGAATGAGAACGCGGCGTCGGCGGCGATCGAGGTAACCAACTACAACGTCAAAGAACTCTTCCCGAAAGAGTCGGTGGACTATGTCAGCAACCCCGTGCTTTACGCGGCCGCCGAGCTGATCGAGAAGGACAAAGTGTCTAAAATGGAGGGCGAAAACACCTATTATATTGGCTACACGCCCCCCTGGACATTTACGACGCACGGCGCCATCGACCTCAGCACCGTTTGGTACAAGGCCAAGAAAGGCCATGAAACGGTTAATTTCTTCTGGTGGGCGCATGTCAGCGAAACGGGCGCGCCCGTTCTGCCCAGCGTTTTCAGGCTTCCCGCGATGACTGCGGTGGCCCTGGCAAAACCCACCAACGGCGAATTAGATCCGGAAGGCGACGCTCACAGCAACGGGTATTCGACGCGGATGTTGCCCATGAAGGACCACTTCACAAACTACATGGGTTATCTCGCGACGACCATCACCTACGGGCAATTAGCCATCACGGATTTTGGCGCTGCCACGACCTGTGTGGTAGGGGGTGAATTTAGCACGAACATCCCGTTCTGGCACCCGCTGGTTCATTGA
- a CDS encoding redox-sensing transcriptional repressor Rex: MKSEKISELTTKRLSVYLRCLQSLDRSGVQTISSRALAEQFHLNSAQIRKDLAYFGEFGVRGVGYQVGHLAQHLTKILGLNQEHRVIICGAGNLGRALCDYAGFNTEGFRIVALFDQDPKKIGTTSRSGVPVYDIKRLKQIVRREGVDIVVVTVPADAAQKVVDLVCDTGVKAILNFAPVRLRVSTSVKLKTVDLKVSLESLSYYLSNPSLPAAVNPTE; the protein is encoded by the coding sequence ATGAAATCCGAAAAGATCTCCGAACTCACCACCAAACGCCTTTCCGTCTACCTGCGGTGTTTGCAGTCTCTCGACCGGAGCGGGGTCCAGACCATCTCCTCGCGGGCGCTGGCGGAACAATTCCACCTGAACTCGGCTCAAATTCGAAAGGACCTCGCCTATTTCGGTGAATTCGGGGTCCGGGGTGTGGGATACCAGGTGGGTCACCTGGCGCAACACCTGACCAAAATACTCGGCTTGAACCAGGAGCATCGCGTCATCATCTGCGGAGCGGGAAATCTGGGCCGCGCCCTGTGTGACTATGCCGGATTCAACACCGAGGGCTTCAGGATCGTGGCACTGTTTGACCAGGACCCCAAGAAGATCGGGACGACCTCGAGGTCCGGCGTGCCGGTTTATGACATCAAGAGACTCAAGCAGATTGTCCGGCGGGAGGGGGTCGACATCGTCGTGGTCACGGTGCCCGCCGATGCCGCTCAAAAAGTGGTCGACCTCGTGTGCGATACGGGTGTGAAGGCGATCTTGAATTTCGCCCCCGTCCGGCTGCGCGTCAGCACCAGCGTGAAGTTGAAGACGGTGGACCTGAAGGTGTCCCTTGAAAGCTTGTCGTATTACTTGAGCAATCCCTCGCTTCCTGCCGCCGTGAATCCTACCGAATGA
- a CDS encoding EutN/CcmL family microcompartment protein — protein sequence MQLARVIGNVVCTVKNPSMEGLKLLVLQPITREGKDRGRPLVAVDSIGAGFGEVVYWCRGKEASLAFPRDVPTECTVIAIVDRIETPEKSIQYL from the coding sequence ATGCAGCTCGCACGAGTCATTGGAAATGTGGTTTGTACCGTCAAGAATCCCTCCATGGAGGGCTTGAAGCTCCTCGTGCTGCAACCGATCACCCGGGAAGGGAAGGACCGCGGCCGTCCCCTGGTGGCGGTGGATTCCATCGGGGCGGGGTTTGGCGAGGTGGTCTATTGGTGCCGGGGTAAGGAAGCCTCGCTGGCCTTCCCCCGCGATGTGCCGACCGAATGCACCGTGATTGCGATTGTGGATCGCATCGAAACACCTGAGAAGAGTATCCAGTATCTGTAA
- the cpaB gene encoding Flp pilus assembly protein CpaB, translating to MKIKPRVLMSLLLAVVAVILVAVYLNTREAALLELATPRDAVVATDDILANTPIDESQVKLAKIPQKYLQPGPLSDLRLVIGQVSTVPVLKGSQISGTQLSSYGRGTGLAFKVPRGKRAVTVAVNDINGVATLVQPGNYVDIVALVKFGSFPANAMANPMSIAANQQSQAMTLFQNVLVLATGRDTGEAFNLSGQERTQAKQRLEQYGQTGNPGKADTTGVAYTSVTFAMTPENAQDLILAQNIGDLTLVLRSYLEKDTVVELKNSTAITVLKVDMPVVPRHAAAWREIRGQ from the coding sequence ATGAAAATCAAACCACGGGTTTTGATGTCGTTGCTTCTGGCGGTGGTCGCCGTGATTCTCGTTGCCGTGTACCTCAACACCAGGGAGGCCGCCTTGCTCGAACTCGCCACTCCCCGGGATGCAGTGGTTGCCACGGACGATATCCTGGCAAACACGCCGATCGATGAGAGCCAGGTCAAGCTGGCGAAAATCCCACAAAAGTATCTCCAGCCCGGACCCCTCTCGGATCTGAGACTGGTGATCGGACAGGTCTCAACGGTCCCTGTCTTGAAAGGCTCGCAGATTTCCGGCACGCAGTTGAGTTCTTATGGAAGGGGTACCGGCCTGGCCTTCAAGGTCCCGCGCGGGAAACGGGCGGTGACCGTTGCAGTCAACGATATCAACGGTGTGGCTACGCTGGTCCAGCCGGGAAACTACGTCGACATCGTGGCCCTGGTTAAATTCGGCTCGTTTCCTGCAAACGCCATGGCCAACCCCATGTCCATTGCTGCCAACCAGCAGTCCCAGGCGATGACACTTTTCCAGAATGTCCTCGTCCTGGCGACGGGGCGAGACACCGGAGAGGCATTCAATCTTTCGGGTCAGGAACGGACCCAGGCGAAACAGCGGCTCGAGCAATACGGCCAGACGGGGAACCCGGGCAAGGCGGATACGACCGGCGTGGCCTATACTTCAGTGACTTTCGCCATGACCCCGGAAAACGCGCAGGACCTGATACTGGCGCAGAATATTGGCGACCTCACGCTCGTCTTGCGCTCCTATCTGGAGAAGGACACGGTGGTCGAGTTGAAGAATTCCACGGCCATTACTGTGCTGAAGGTGGATATGCCTGTCGTTCCGAGGCATGCTGCCGCCTGGCGCGAGATTCGTGGACAGTGA
- a CDS encoding EutN/CcmL family microcompartment protein: MLLGRVVGTIVATRKDPRLEGKKLLIVKPIDAATGKDEGNFVVSVDTVQAGFKEKVLIVAGSSARNASGCKDCPVDSAIIGIVDQVEIH, encoded by the coding sequence ATGCTCCTGGGACGTGTAGTCGGTACCATCGTCGCCACCCGCAAGGACCCGCGACTGGAAGGCAAGAAGCTGCTGATTGTTAAACCCATCGATGCCGCGACCGGCAAGGATGAGGGCAACTTTGTGGTTTCGGTCGACACCGTGCAGGCAGGATTCAAAGAAAAGGTGCTGATCGTGGCGGGAAGTTCTGCGCGCAATGCTTCCGGGTGCAAGGACTGCCCTGTTGATTCTGCGATCATCGGAATCGTTGACCAGGTGGAAATACATTGA
- a CDS encoding NAD-dependent malic enzyme: MHTVPTASNSITLRVNINNRPGMLGRVTSVIGRTGGDIGAIDLVEVTSEFTVRDITVNVRDEKHGEQIVKGLAHLKDVELVNVSDLTFLMHLGGKIEVTSKFALKTRADLSRAYTPGVARVCLAIAEDKSKVHSLTIKKNTVAVVTDGSAILGLGNLGPEASLPVMEGKAMLFKEFGGVDAFPIALATQDTEQIIAACKAIAPVFGGINLEDISAPRCFEVEERLKKELDIPVMHDDQHGTAVVVLAALINSLRIVKKKPEKLKVVVSGVGAAGVACTKILMAYGVKHFIGCDREGAIYKGRTENMNVAKHWYAEHTNHEGFKGSLEDALKDCDVFLGLSGPGTVKPKWLKRMAKNAIVFAMANPTPEIMPEEAAPYVRIMATGRSDYPNQINNVLAFPGIFRGALDCRSREINEAMKLAAAEAIASIISPSELHEDYVIPSVFDARVSKAVAQGVIKAAQKTGVARKRGRDLKDAG; this comes from the coding sequence ATGCACACCGTACCGACTGCCAGCAACAGCATCACCCTCCGCGTGAACATCAACAACCGCCCGGGCATGTTGGGTCGCGTGACTTCGGTCATCGGCCGCACGGGAGGCGACATCGGGGCCATCGATTTAGTGGAAGTGACCTCGGAATTCACCGTCCGCGACATAACGGTGAACGTGCGTGATGAAAAGCATGGCGAACAGATCGTGAAGGGACTGGCGCATCTCAAGGATGTGGAGCTTGTCAATGTCAGCGATTTGACCTTCCTGATGCACCTCGGGGGCAAGATCGAGGTGACTTCAAAATTCGCATTGAAGACCCGCGCCGACCTGTCTCGGGCCTATACGCCCGGAGTTGCCCGGGTGTGCCTGGCGATCGCCGAAGACAAGTCCAAGGTTCATTCCCTGACCATCAAGAAGAACACGGTGGCGGTGGTGACCGATGGATCAGCCATCCTCGGCCTCGGAAATCTCGGACCGGAGGCTTCCCTGCCGGTGATGGAGGGGAAGGCGATGCTCTTCAAGGAATTTGGCGGCGTGGATGCCTTTCCCATCGCCCTGGCAACGCAGGATACGGAACAGATCATCGCGGCCTGCAAGGCCATCGCCCCGGTGTTTGGCGGCATCAACCTGGAGGACATCTCCGCGCCGCGTTGTTTCGAGGTGGAGGAGCGCCTCAAGAAGGAACTCGATATCCCGGTCATGCACGACGATCAACATGGGACTGCGGTGGTCGTGCTGGCCGCCCTCATCAATTCCTTGCGGATCGTCAAAAAGAAGCCTGAAAAATTGAAGGTGGTCGTTTCGGGGGTCGGCGCCGCGGGCGTCGCCTGTACAAAGATTCTGATGGCTTACGGCGTGAAGCACTTCATCGGGTGCGACCGGGAAGGAGCCATCTACAAGGGTCGCACTGAAAATATGAATGTCGCCAAACACTGGTATGCCGAACACACCAACCACGAGGGTTTCAAGGGAAGCCTGGAGGACGCGCTCAAAGACTGCGATGTTTTCCTCGGCCTCTCCGGTCCGGGGACGGTGAAACCCAAATGGTTGAAGCGGATGGCGAAGAATGCCATTGTGTTCGCGATGGCCAACCCGACGCCGGAAATCATGCCGGAAGAAGCGGCGCCCTATGTTCGCATCATGGCCACGGGCCGCAGCGATTATCCCAACCAGATCAACAATGTGTTGGCCTTCCCGGGGATCTTCCGGGGCGCCCTCGATTGCCGTTCCCGGGAAATCAATGAGGCCATGAAGCTCGCAGCGGCCGAGGCCATTGCCTCCATCATCAGCCCCTCGGAACTCCACGAGGACTATGTGATCCCTTCGGTGTTCGACGCCCGCGTATCCAAGGCCGTTGCCCAGGGGGTGATCAAGGCCGCCCAGAAGACCGGCGTCGCCCGCAAGCGCGGCCGCGATTTGAAGGACGCGGGCTAG
- the add gene encoding adenosine deaminase, with translation MGISGLDQLPKLEIHLHLEGSVEPSDMQTLARRNHLPDESWPLNAFEEKYRYGDFAGFLGSFKFITEHLTTPADYGWIASQLVERLYRMQVIYAEIFLSAGVVLKQKKDLDAVVNAITAASREEGEQSGMHVNWILDVTRQFGVEFAERVVEAAARSRKRGLESIVGVGMGGDENSVPAQEFKHVFDEARRQGLHVTIHAGEVGGPQSIWEAIEVLGAERIGHGIAARLDERLMNQLKEQSIPLECAPTSNLCTGAIQRIADHPLRMFYDRGLRVTLNTDDPALFHTDLLREYRQAAAHFQLARRDFIQLNRNALEGCFANPSEKAEVQRLFEEQLRGLEDAP, from the coding sequence ATGGGAATTTCAGGGCTCGACCAGCTGCCCAAATTGGAAATTCATCTGCATCTGGAAGGCTCGGTGGAACCCTCCGATATGCAGACATTGGCGCGGAGAAACCATCTGCCGGATGAATCGTGGCCCCTCAATGCCTTTGAGGAGAAGTATCGCTATGGAGATTTTGCGGGCTTCCTGGGGTCATTTAAATTCATAACCGAACATTTGACCACGCCGGCGGATTATGGGTGGATCGCCTCGCAACTCGTCGAACGGCTGTACCGCATGCAGGTGATCTATGCCGAGATCTTCCTTTCGGCGGGGGTCGTGCTTAAGCAGAAGAAGGATCTGGATGCGGTGGTCAACGCCATCACTGCCGCTTCAAGAGAAGAGGGGGAGCAGTCGGGCATGCATGTGAACTGGATCCTCGATGTCACACGACAGTTCGGCGTTGAGTTCGCCGAGCGCGTGGTCGAAGCGGCGGCCCGTAGCCGGAAGAGAGGGCTTGAGAGTATTGTCGGGGTCGGCATGGGAGGAGACGAGAATTCTGTTCCGGCCCAGGAATTCAAGCATGTTTTTGATGAAGCGCGGCGTCAAGGTTTACATGTCACCATTCATGCGGGTGAAGTGGGCGGCCCGCAATCGATTTGGGAGGCGATCGAGGTGTTGGGCGCGGAGAGAATCGGCCATGGCATCGCCGCCCGGCTGGATGAGCGCCTGATGAATCAATTGAAGGAACAATCCATTCCCCTGGAGTGTGCCCCCACCTCGAATCTGTGCACGGGCGCGATCCAAAGGATCGCGGATCACCCCCTGCGGATGTTCTATGACCGCGGTCTGCGGGTCACTTTGAACACGGATGACCCTGCGCTGTTTCACACCGATCTCCTGCGCGAATACCGCCAAGCGGCCGCTCATTTCCAGCTGGCTCGCCGGGACTTCATCCAGTTGAACCGCAACGCCCTCGAGGGATGCTTTGCGAATCCGTCCGAGAAGGCAGAGGTCCAACGCCTGTTCGAGGAACAACTTCGCGGACTGGAGGATGCTCCATAG
- a CDS encoding CpaF family protein — MERSLNFPLSVQIPEDGDAISLSMSMATPLVLMDARHAITRAIDATSQMLHQQLRTDFRRLGAMARQQRGAPAPEFRASAGPVPAAAGGVVVPISGERTTEEKFLDLKLRIHKRLVDELKIVKSDLVSQDPTKVQEVRQRAEMKIVALLDEELKGLTATREQRKELVKEIFDEALGLGALEGMLADPDITEIMVNRIDQIYVERRGKIELSKSRFLTNEQLRGVIERIVAPLGRRIDEKSPMVDARLSDGSRVNAIIPPLALGGPCLTIRKFPKKRLKVEDLVQYNTLTNQMSQLLAAAVRARQNVVISGGTGSGKTTLLNILSSFIPADERIVTVEDSAELQLPQDHVVRLESRPANIEGEGAITIRDLVRNCLRMRPDRIVVGECRGGEALDMLQAMNTGHDGSLTTVHANTPRDALSRLETMSLMAGLDLPSKAIRDQIASAIQIVVQQSRLADGSRKITHISEVTGQEGSVFTMSDIFIFKQTGMSPEGKVLGQFVPTGIVPRFVEKLQQRGITIPREIFLIQTA, encoded by the coding sequence ATGGAACGCAGTTTGAACTTTCCCCTCAGCGTGCAGATTCCTGAGGACGGAGATGCGATTTCGTTGTCCATGTCGATGGCCACGCCGCTCGTGCTCATGGACGCGCGGCATGCGATTACGCGCGCCATCGACGCCACCAGCCAGATGCTTCACCAGCAATTGCGGACCGACTTCCGCCGACTGGGGGCCATGGCGCGGCAACAGCGGGGTGCGCCCGCGCCCGAGTTTCGCGCTTCCGCGGGACCGGTGCCTGCCGCCGCCGGCGGGGTGGTGGTCCCGATCAGTGGCGAGCGTACCACGGAAGAGAAGTTCCTCGACCTGAAACTGCGCATTCACAAACGGCTGGTGGACGAGCTGAAAATTGTGAAGTCGGACCTCGTGAGCCAGGATCCCACCAAGGTCCAGGAGGTCCGGCAGCGCGCTGAAATGAAGATAGTCGCCCTGCTGGATGAAGAGCTAAAAGGATTGACGGCGACCCGCGAACAGCGCAAGGAGCTGGTAAAGGAGATCTTTGACGAAGCCCTCGGGCTGGGCGCTCTCGAAGGGATGCTGGCCGACCCGGACATCACGGAAATCATGGTCAATCGCATCGACCAGATCTATGTGGAGCGCAGGGGCAAGATCGAGCTGAGCAAGTCACGGTTTCTGACCAACGAACAATTGCGCGGGGTGATCGAGCGCATTGTGGCCCCGCTGGGCCGACGCATTGATGAAAAATCGCCCATGGTGGATGCCCGCCTTTCCGACGGGTCCCGCGTCAATGCCATCATTCCACCCCTGGCGCTGGGCGGGCCATGTCTGACGATCCGCAAATTCCCCAAAAAGCGCTTGAAGGTCGAAGACCTCGTCCAGTACAACACGCTGACGAATCAGATGTCTCAGTTGCTGGCCGCGGCGGTCCGGGCGCGCCAAAACGTGGTCATCTCGGGCGGCACGGGCTCTGGAAAAACGACGTTGCTCAATATTCTTTCCTCCTTTATTCCCGCGGATGAGCGCATTGTGACCGTGGAAGACTCGGCGGAACTGCAGTTGCCCCAGGACCACGTGGTCCGTCTGGAATCCCGACCGGCGAACATCGAGGGAGAGGGAGCGATCACGATCCGCGATCTGGTGCGAAACTGTTTGCGTATGCGGCCGGACCGCATTGTGGTGGGCGAATGCCGCGGAGGCGAGGCCCTGGACATGCTCCAGGCGATGAACACGGGCCATGACGGATCGCTCACGACCGTCCACGCCAATACGCCGCGCGACGCCCTCTCGCGGCTGGAGACCATGAGCCTGATGGCGGGACTGGACCTGCCGTCCAAAGCCATCCGCGATCAAATCGCTTCGGCCATCCAGATTGTCGTGCAGCAGTCGCGCCTCGCGGACGGCAGCCGTAAAATCACCCACATTTCCGAGGTGACCGGACAGGAAGGCAGTGTCTTTACGATGTCCGATATTTTCATCTTCAAGCAAACCGGAATGTCCCCCGAGGGAAAAGTGCTGGGGCAGTTCGTGCCCACGGGAATCGTGCCCAGGTTTGTCGAGAAGTTGCAGCAGCGGGGCATCACCATTCCCAGGGAGATATTCCTGATCCAGACGGCCTGA
- the ruvA gene encoding Holliday junction branch migration protein RuvA, with product MIAHLTGKILSKQPNQLTLDVGGVGYDVTIPLSTFYELPDDSAPISLHIHTHVREETIALFGFLTRTEKQVFEKLISVSGIGPKLGIAILSGMSVNELVPSIQHGNIVRLTHIPGVGKKTAERLVLELRDKLSTLAPPSQAPPEEWPAHVHPVKDDAISALVNLGYPAALADKAVREVLHNEGNEQTFENLLKKSLQFLTR from the coding sequence ATGATTGCCCACCTCACCGGGAAGATCCTCAGTAAACAGCCCAATCAACTGACCCTCGATGTCGGGGGAGTCGGGTACGACGTAACGATCCCTCTCTCCACTTTCTACGAGCTGCCTGACGACAGCGCCCCGATCTCCCTGCATATTCATACTCATGTTCGCGAGGAGACGATCGCCCTGTTTGGATTCCTGACCCGGACTGAGAAACAGGTCTTCGAAAAACTCATCAGCGTGTCCGGGATTGGTCCGAAACTGGGGATTGCGATCCTTTCCGGGATGAGCGTCAACGAACTGGTGCCGTCGATTCAGCATGGCAATATTGTCCGGCTCACTCATATCCCCGGGGTGGGAAAGAAAACCGCGGAGCGACTGGTGCTCGAGCTTCGAGACAAGCTGAGCACGCTGGCGCCTCCCAGTCAGGCGCCGCCTGAAGAATGGCCGGCCCACGTCCACCCCGTCAAGGACGACGCCATCTCCGCCCTGGTGAACCTGGGATATCCGGCGGCCCTGGCGGACAAGGCCGTTCGCGAGGTGCTGCACAACGAGGGCAACGAGCAGACCTTTGAGAACCTTCTGAAAAAATCGCTTCAGTTCCTGACCCGTTGA
- a CDS encoding class II aldolase/adducin family protein translates to MTQFEFKTETEAARAILEIGRRVWEKGYVAASDGNISVRFNAEEIIATPSGRSKGFMEIDEIVRTDLRGHKISGKGKPSTELPMHLLIYRLRPDIHAVVHCHPPVATGFAAAGMALDRALCSEIILSLGCVPLAAYGTPATEDITKPLEPLIPSYDAILMANHGVVCYGASLNEAYFRTETVEHFARINLVVKILGRENLLSREEVDKLFARRGSVYGIQSPTQFVPGCPVVAETASPSEAGSEREIISVTKSELIDLIQQVLAQRK, encoded by the coding sequence ATGACGCAATTCGAGTTCAAGACTGAAACAGAAGCGGCTCGGGCGATCCTCGAGATCGGGCGCCGGGTGTGGGAGAAGGGGTATGTGGCCGCCAGCGATGGGAACATTTCCGTGCGGTTTAACGCCGAGGAGATAATCGCCACGCCTTCGGGGCGCTCCAAGGGCTTCATGGAAATCGACGAGATCGTCAGGACCGACCTGCGGGGCCACAAGATCTCGGGCAAGGGCAAGCCGTCCACCGAACTCCCCATGCATCTGCTGATTTACCGCCTGCGGCCGGACATTCATGCCGTTGTGCACTGTCATCCGCCGGTCGCCACCGGGTTCGCTGCCGCAGGGATGGCACTCGACCGGGCATTATGCTCCGAGATCATCCTGTCGCTCGGCTGTGTCCCCCTGGCGGCCTATGGGACTCCCGCCACCGAGGATATTACGAAACCCCTGGAGCCGCTGATCCCCAGTTACGATGCCATCCTCATGGCGAACCACGGGGTGGTCTGTTATGGCGCCTCGCTCAATGAGGCCTATTTCAGGACGGAAACGGTGGAACATTTTGCCCGCATCAACCTGGTCGTGAAAATATTGGGGCGTGAAAACTTGCTTTCACGCGAGGAAGTAGATAAACTTTTCGCGCGACGAGGTTCTGTCTACGGTATCCAATCACCAACGCAGTTCGTTCCCGGATGCCCGGTGGTCGCTGAGACAGCCAGCCCTTCCGAGGCCGGGAGCGAAAGAGAAATCATCTCCGTTACCAAATCGGAACTCATCGACCTGATCCAGCAGGTTCTCGCACAACGCAAGTAA
- the eutM gene encoding ethanolamine utilization microcompartment protein EutM yields MGEALGMIETRGLVAMIEASDAMVKAAKVTLVGWEKIGSGYVTAIVRGDVAAVKAATDAGAAAARRVGELISVHVIPRPHSNLEDVLPIGKAAK; encoded by the coding sequence ATGGGTGAAGCATTGGGAATGATTGAAACACGGGGGCTCGTTGCCATGATCGAAGCCAGTGACGCCATGGTCAAGGCCGCAAAAGTCACGCTGGTGGGATGGGAAAAAATTGGCTCGGGCTACGTCACCGCTATTGTGCGGGGCGATGTGGCTGCGGTGAAGGCCGCCACCGACGCGGGCGCTGCTGCCGCACGGCGCGTGGGGGAACTGATCAGCGTGCACGTCATTCCGCGCCCACACTCGAACCTGGAAGACGTTCTGCCCATCGGCAAGGCGGCCAAGTAG
- a CDS encoding pilus assembly protein N-terminal domain-containing protein gives MKKTTWKEENRHYFGPALGLLGVLLLLAGIQTTWAEDQTLFVGDQKTLTMNYKIGNISIGDSKVCQIEIIKERTQVLMIGRAVGITKLILWDQQGAMRDEIQIYINPTNVKQTMQELQQIIGTIEGIKFRAVGSQVVIDGEVLTQDDMDRINKVVAGRKDVLNLVKMSKETQRLMDEQQASSIRTVQLDVKIMEVDRAYLRNLGVQWSGTPVSLNPLSFKSKGGAALSPITGTISLPQLQAITSTSKGRILSNPTIITRSGEKGHLFVGGEIPIRVAQGLGQFSVQYKEFGLKLDFLPQVDQLNNISMAISIEASRLSGQGTADSPPGIVKNQVDTKLFVHEGETIVLGGLVQNEDSLQVDKIPALGNLPALGNLFKSSAFRKDETDLVMFATPRLVRSAAEAGQNAAGQTQKNFDQYQDLTATDKEMGTPDVNTKKDDKTKKTKKKK, from the coding sequence GTGAAAAAGACAACTTGGAAGGAAGAAAATCGTCATTATTTCGGGCCAGCCCTGGGATTGCTGGGCGTACTGCTCCTGCTGGCCGGAATTCAGACCACGTGGGCTGAAGACCAAACCCTGTTTGTGGGAGACCAGAAGACCCTCACGATGAATTATAAGATCGGCAACATATCCATAGGCGATTCCAAGGTGTGCCAGATCGAGATCATCAAGGAACGCACCCAGGTCTTGATGATTGGCCGAGCCGTGGGCATCACCAAGCTCATCCTGTGGGACCAACAAGGGGCCATGCGGGATGAAATCCAGATCTATATAAACCCGACCAATGTGAAACAAACCATGCAGGAATTACAGCAGATCATTGGAACCATTGAAGGCATTAAGTTTCGCGCGGTCGGGTCCCAGGTGGTCATCGATGGGGAGGTCTTGACCCAGGACGACATGGATCGGATCAACAAAGTCGTCGCGGGTCGCAAGGACGTTCTGAACCTGGTGAAAATGTCCAAGGAAACGCAACGACTGATGGACGAGCAACAGGCCTCTTCAATCCGCACCGTGCAGCTGGATGTAAAGATCATGGAAGTCGACCGGGCCTATCTGCGGAATCTGGGGGTGCAATGGTCGGGCACTCCGGTCTCGCTGAACCCCTTGAGTTTCAAGTCGAAAGGAGGAGCGGCCCTCAGCCCGATTACGGGCACCATCAGCCTCCCGCAGTTGCAGGCGATCACGTCGACAAGCAAGGGACGTATTCTCTCGAATCCCACCATCATCACCCGCAGCGGAGAAAAAGGACACCTGTTCGTGGGAGGGGAGATTCCGATCCGTGTGGCCCAGGGGCTGGGTCAGTTCTCCGTCCAGTATAAGGAATTCGGGTTGAAGCTGGACTTTCTCCCCCAAGTCGACCAGCTGAACAACATTTCCATGGCGATCTCCATCGAGGCCAGCCGTCTGAGCGGACAGGGGACGGCGGACAGTCCCCCGGGCATTGTGAAGAACCAGGTGGACACGAAACTGTTCGTTCATGAAGGAGAAACCATTGTTCTGGGCGGGCTCGTTCAGAACGAGGACAGCCTCCAGGTGGACAAGATCCCGGCATTGGGGAACCTTCCGGCCCTGGGAAATTTGTTTAAGTCTTCAGCGTTTCGGAAGGATGAGACTGACCTGGTAATGTTTGCGACGCCTCGCCTCGTCAGGAGCGCGGCCGAGGCAGGTCAAAACGCAGCCGGGCAGACCCAGAAGAATTTCGATCAATACCAGGATCTGACGGCGACGGACAAGGAAATGGGCACTCCCGACGTCAACACCAAGAAAGACGACAAGACCAAGAAAACGAAGAAAAAGAAGTAG